The following are encoded in a window of Lagenorhynchus albirostris chromosome 3, mLagAlb1.1, whole genome shotgun sequence genomic DNA:
- the POLRMT gene encoding DNA-directed RNA polymerase, mitochondrial isoform X4 produces the protein MAEVTVKRVAKRVAVARAPEAGGAQPPRQAPAGAKGAAATLSSRWAQKLDSDQQLMQKRKQRLEGKLQKRVEKGAWQKQLRLEPRLLSRKLASQLQRWGQGAPRSPWEEQPAQLLQEAPHRLSSEAAAAPADRGPESRLEGQQQRLLSFFECCLLTGHLPLAHHVLVTHHSKSQQQRLLTLSMYNMVMLGWARQGSFKELTYVFFMLKDAGLDPDLQSYAAALQCMGRLDQDAGTIRRCLKQMAQDGLQLQGLFTAVPLSAEERAELLRAVRKAKPAFTPPRPPVPPPQVNTSPLLREIYAKQDPAVSYPRLHLSLKELQGLFQQQLRVEMATTITVESVEKVPLLTKEVLHARKTLAGLRTRWRTALYRELQETKESEAHAAREGRLSLFPYLCLLSEKEVVRMLLQTLQALPAQGESLLFLAHELGLRVFKRKQLRNEVQELEQRYSKYLHLLASDTQVAEPCLPRQHWEALGVPEAPHEQPWPMSVVVQLGKQLAEVLVRAAQMPSSLAAPRSPGTLIPVLYHVYSFRSFRQIGILKPHPAFTQLLETAAERTLTFESTDVPMLCPPLPWTSPHSGAFLLSPTKMMRSVEGSQQHQLLLERCPPAELHGALDALTQLGNCAWRVNGRVLDLVLQLFADKGCPRLGVPAPPSEAPRPPEGRRAPNRCLLPEVSPAEKAEMRRELARRLKVAREMQSLRADALYRLSLARHLRHRVFWLPHNMDFRGRTYPCSPHFNHLGSDLARALLEFAQGRPLGPHGLNWLKIHLVNLTGLKKRESLQARRDYADELMEDILDSADRPMTGRKWWMEADEPWQALACCMEVARAVRAPDPAAYVSHFPVHQDGSCNGLQHYAALGRDSAGAASVNLLPSDLPQDVYSEVAAQVEVFRRQDAEQGVQVAQVLEGFISRKVVKQTVMTVVYGVTRYGGRLQIEKRLREIHDFPQDFVWEASHYLVRQVFNSLQEMFSGTRSIQRWLTESARLISHTGSAVEWVTPLGIPIIQPYHRDSKVMIKGGLQSLTFSSSVDTSQKPNTLKQKNGFPPNFIHSLDSSHMMLTALHCYRKGLTFVSVHDCFWTHAADVAVMNQVCREQFVRLHSQPILHNLSRFLIERFCSDPRTSKSIWVSRLMDTLLSVPKTGTFNLEQVKHSTYFFS, from the exons ATGGCAGAGGTGACGGTGAAGAGGGTGGCCAAGAGGGTGGCCGTGGCTCGAGCCCCGGAGGCTGGCGGCGCCCAGCCACCCAGGCAGGCCCCGGCCGGGGCCAAGGGCGCCGCCGCCACACTCAGCAGCCGCTGGGCGCAGAAACTGGACAGCGATCAGCAGCTGATGCAGAAGCGCAAGCAGCGGCTGGAGGGGAAGCTGCAGAAGCGTGTGGAGAAGGGGGCCTGGCAAAAGCAGCTGCGCCTGGAGCCCCGGCTGCTGAGCAGGAAGCTGGCGAGCCAGCTGCAgcgctgggggcagggggcgccCCGGAGCCCGTGGGAGGAGCAGCCGGCACAGCTGCTGCAGGAGGCCCCACACAGGCTGAGCAGCGAGGCGGCGGCGGCTCCGGCGGACAGAGGCCCCGAGTCGCGGCTGGAGGGCCAGCAGCAGAGGCTCCTGTCCTTCTTTGAGTGCTGCCTGCTCACGGGCCACCTGCCCCTGGCCCACCACGTGCTGGTCACCCACCACAGCAAGTCCCAGCAGCAGCGGCTGCTCACGCTCTCCATGTACAACATGGTCATGCTCGGCTGGGCTCGCCAG GGCTCCTTCAAAGAGCTGACGTACGTGTTCTTCATGCTGAAAGACGCCGGCCTCGACCCGGACCTGCAGTCCTACGCGGCTGCCCTGCAGTGCATGGGGCGCCTGGACCAGGATGCTGGTACCATCCGAAG GTGCCTGAAGCAGATGGCGCAGGACGGGctacagctgcaggggctcttcaCGGCTGTGCCACTGAGCGCCGAGGAGCGGGCTGAGCTCCTGCGGGCCGTGCGCAAGGCCAAGCCCGCCTTCACCCCCCCGCGGCCGCCCGTGCCCCCGCCCCAGGTCAACACCTCGCCGCTGCTCCGGGAGATATACGCCAAG CAGGATCCCGCTGTGTCCTACCCGAGGCTGCACTTGTCCCTGAAGGAGCTGCAGGGCCTCTTCCAACAGCAGCTTCGCGTAGAGATGGCCACCACCATCACCGTGGAGTCCGTGGAGAAGGTTCCACTGCTGACCAAGGAGGTCCTGCATGCG cggAAGACCCTGGCAGGCCTGCGCACCCGATGGAGGACGGCGCTGTACCGGGAGCTGCAAGAGACCAAGGAGAGCGAGGCCCACGCTGCTCGAGAAGGCCGCCTCTCGCTCTTCCCGTACCTGTGCCTGCTCAGTGAGAAGGAGGTTGTGAGGATGCTGCTGCAG ACCCTCCAGGCGCTGCCCGCGCAGGGAGAGTCACTTCTCTTCTTGGCACACGAGCTGGGTCTGCGTGTCTTCAAGAGGAAGCAGCTCAGAAACGAGGTGCAGGAACTGGAGCAGCGCTACTCCAAGTACCTGCACCTGCTGGCCTCCGACACCCAG GTGGCGGAACCGTGCCTGCCACGGCAGCATTGGGAGGCACTGGGGGTGCCTGAGGCCCCCCACGAGCAGCCCTGGCCCATGTCAGTGGTGGTGCAGCTGGGCAAGCAGCTGGCGGAGGTGCTGGTGCGGGCCGCGCAGATGCCCAGCAGCCTGGCAGCGCCCCGGAGCCCCGGCACGCTCATCCCTGTGCTCTACCATGTGTACTCCTTCCGCAGCTTCCGCCAG atCGGCATCCTGAAGCCTCACCCCGCCTTCACGCAGCTGCTGGAGACGGCGGCAGAGCGCACACTGACCTTTGAGTCGACGGACGTGCCCATGCTGTGCCCACCGCTGCCCTGGACGTCGCCCCACTCGGGCGCCTTTCTGCTGAGCCCCACCAAGATGATGCGCTCAGTGGAGGGCAGCCAGCAGCACCAGCTCCTGCTGGAGCGCTGCCCGCCTGCCGAGCTGCATGGTGCCCTGGATGCCCTCACCCAGCTGGGCAACTGTGCCTGGCGGGTCAACGGGCGCGTGCTGGACCTGGTGCTGCAGCTCTTCGCTGACAAGGGCTGCCCTCGCCTGGGTGTGCCCGCCCCGCCCTCCGAGGCCCCCCGGCCACCCGAGGGCCGTCGGGCTCCCAACCGCTGCTTGCTGCCCGAGGTCTCGCCTGCTGAAAAGGCTGAGATGCGGCGGGAGCTGGCCCGGCGCCTCAAGGTGGCACGGGAGATGCAGAGCCTGCGCGCCGATGCGCTGTACCGCCTGTCGCTGGCCCGGCACCTGCGGCACCGTGTCTTCTGGCTGCCGCACAACATGGACTTCCGCGGCCGGACCTATCCCTGCTCACCGCATTTCAACCACCTGGGCAGCGACCTGGCCCGCGCACTGCTGGAGTTCGCCCAGGGCCGCCCGCTCGGCCCGCACGGCCTCAACTGGCTCAAGATCCATCTGGTCAACCTCACGGGGCTCAAGAAGCGCGAGTCGCTGCAGGCACGCCGGGACTATGCGGACGAGCTGATGGAGGACATCCTGGACTCGGCGGACCGGCCCATGACG GGCCGCAAGTGGTGGATGGAGGCGGATGAGCCCTGGCAAGCCCTGGCCTGCTGCATGGAGGTCGCCCGGGCGGTGCGCGCCCCCGACCCCGCCGCCTACGTCTCCCACTTCCCAGTTCACCAG GACGGCTCCTGTAACGGCCTGCAGCACTACGCCGCCCTGGGCCGGGACAGCGCGGGGGCCGCCTCCGTCAACCTGTTGCCCTCGGACCTGCCGCAGGACGTGTACAGTGAGGTGGCGGCACAG GTGGAGGTGTTCCGCAGGCAGGACGCCGAACAGGGTGTGCAGGTGGCCCAGGTGCTGGAGGGTTTCATCAGCCGCAAGGTGGTCAAGCAGACGGTGATGACTGTAGTGTACGGGGTCACCCGCTACGGGGGCCGCCTGCAGATCGAGAAGCGCCTCCGGGAGATCCACGACTTCCCCCAG GACTTCGTGTGGGAGGCTTCTCACTACCTCGTGCGCCAGGTGTTCAACAGCCTGCAGGAGATGTTCTCGGGCACCCGGTCCATCCAG CGCTGGCTGACCGAGAGCGCCCGGCTCATCTCCCACACGGGCTCGGCCGTGGAGTGGGTCACGCCCCTGGGCATCCCCATCATCCAGCCCTACCACCGTGACTCCAAGGTCATG ATCAAAGGCGGGCTCCAGAGCCTCACCTTCAGCAGCAGCGTGGACACCAGCCA GAAGCCCAACAcgctgaagcagaagaacggctTCCCGCCCAACTTCATCCACTCGCTGGACTCCTCGCACATGATGCTCACGGCCCTGCACTGCTACAG
- the POLRMT gene encoding DNA-directed RNA polymerase, mitochondrial isoform X3, producing MSAVRWGRGAAGFGRALWPAGTPGLLAEEGALGGVWGRKRSSTASPCEQDRRKDWGHAELLEVLKARVRQLQAEGMAEVTVKRVAKRVAVARAPEAGGAQPPRQAPAGAKGAAATLSSRWAQKLDSDQQLMQKRKQRLEGKLQKRVEKGAWQKQLRLEPRLLSRKLASQLQRWGQGAPRSPWEEQPAQLLQEAPHRLSSEAAAAPADRGPESRLEGQQQRLLSFFECCLLTGHLPLAHHVLVTHHSKSQQQRLLTLSMYNMVMLGWARQGSFKELTYVFFMLKDAGLDPDLQSYAAALQCMGRLDQDAGTIRRCLKQMAQDGLQLQGLFTAVPLSAEERAELLRAVRKAKPAFTPPRPPVPPPQVNTSPLLREIYAKQDPAVSYPRLHLSLKELQGLFQQQLRVEMATTITVESVEKVPLLTKEVLHARKTLAGLRTRWRTALYRELQETKESEAHAAREGRLSLFPYLCLLSEKEVVRMLLQTLQALPAQGESLLFLAHELGLRVFKRKQLRNEVQELEQRYSKYLHLLASDTQVAEPCLPRQHWEALGVPEAPHEQPWPMSVVVQLGKQLAEVLVRAAQMPSSLAAPRSPGTLIPVLYHVYSFRSFRQIGILKPHPAFTQLLETAAERTLTFESTDVPMLCPPLPWTSPHSGAFLLSPTKMMRSVEGSQQHQLLLERCPPAELHGALDALTQLGNCAWRVNGRVLDLVLQLFADKGCPRLGVPAPPSEAPRPPEGRRAPNRCLLPEVSPAEKAEMRRELARRLKVAREMQSLRADALYRLSLARHLRHRVFWLPHNMDFRGRTYPCSPHFNHLGSDLARALLEFAQGRPLGPHGLNWLKIHLVNLTGLKKRESLQARRDYADELMEDILDSADRPMTGRKWWMEADEPWQALACCMEVARAVRAPDPAAYVSHFPVHQDGSCNGLQHYAALGRDSAGAASVNLLPSDLPQDVYSEVAAQVEVFRRQDAEQGVQVAQVLEGFISRKVVKQTVMTVVYGVTRYGGRLQIEKRLREIHDFPQDFVWEASHYLVRQVFNSLQEMFSGTRSIQIKGGLQSLTFSSSVDTSQKPNTLKQKNGFPPNFIHSLDSSHMMLTALHCYRKGLTFVSVHDCFWTHAADVAVMNQVCREQFVRLHSQPILHNLSRFLIERFCSDPRTSKSIWVSRLMDTLLSVPKTGTFNLEQVKHSTYFFS from the exons ATGTCAGCTGTACGCTGGGGCCGCGGCGCGGCGGGGTTCGGGAGGGCCCTGTGGCCGGCGGGAACCCCCGGCCTCCTGGCCGAGGAAG GGGCTCTTGGTGGCGTCTGGGGCCGTAAGAGGAGCTCGACTGCCAGCCCTTGTGAGCAGGACCGCCGGAAGGACTGGGGCCATGCCGAGCTGCTGGAGG TGCTCAAGGCGCGGGTGCGGCAGCTGCAGGCCGAGGGCATGGCAGAGGTGACGGTGAAGAGGGTGGCCAAGAGGGTGGCCGTGGCTCGAGCCCCGGAGGCTGGCGGCGCCCAGCCACCCAGGCAGGCCCCGGCCGGGGCCAAGGGCGCCGCCGCCACACTCAGCAGCCGCTGGGCGCAGAAACTGGACAGCGATCAGCAGCTGATGCAGAAGCGCAAGCAGCGGCTGGAGGGGAAGCTGCAGAAGCGTGTGGAGAAGGGGGCCTGGCAAAAGCAGCTGCGCCTGGAGCCCCGGCTGCTGAGCAGGAAGCTGGCGAGCCAGCTGCAgcgctgggggcagggggcgccCCGGAGCCCGTGGGAGGAGCAGCCGGCACAGCTGCTGCAGGAGGCCCCACACAGGCTGAGCAGCGAGGCGGCGGCGGCTCCGGCGGACAGAGGCCCCGAGTCGCGGCTGGAGGGCCAGCAGCAGAGGCTCCTGTCCTTCTTTGAGTGCTGCCTGCTCACGGGCCACCTGCCCCTGGCCCACCACGTGCTGGTCACCCACCACAGCAAGTCCCAGCAGCAGCGGCTGCTCACGCTCTCCATGTACAACATGGTCATGCTCGGCTGGGCTCGCCAG GGCTCCTTCAAAGAGCTGACGTACGTGTTCTTCATGCTGAAAGACGCCGGCCTCGACCCGGACCTGCAGTCCTACGCGGCTGCCCTGCAGTGCATGGGGCGCCTGGACCAGGATGCTGGTACCATCCGAAG GTGCCTGAAGCAGATGGCGCAGGACGGGctacagctgcaggggctcttcaCGGCTGTGCCACTGAGCGCCGAGGAGCGGGCTGAGCTCCTGCGGGCCGTGCGCAAGGCCAAGCCCGCCTTCACCCCCCCGCGGCCGCCCGTGCCCCCGCCCCAGGTCAACACCTCGCCGCTGCTCCGGGAGATATACGCCAAG CAGGATCCCGCTGTGTCCTACCCGAGGCTGCACTTGTCCCTGAAGGAGCTGCAGGGCCTCTTCCAACAGCAGCTTCGCGTAGAGATGGCCACCACCATCACCGTGGAGTCCGTGGAGAAGGTTCCACTGCTGACCAAGGAGGTCCTGCATGCG cggAAGACCCTGGCAGGCCTGCGCACCCGATGGAGGACGGCGCTGTACCGGGAGCTGCAAGAGACCAAGGAGAGCGAGGCCCACGCTGCTCGAGAAGGCCGCCTCTCGCTCTTCCCGTACCTGTGCCTGCTCAGTGAGAAGGAGGTTGTGAGGATGCTGCTGCAG ACCCTCCAGGCGCTGCCCGCGCAGGGAGAGTCACTTCTCTTCTTGGCACACGAGCTGGGTCTGCGTGTCTTCAAGAGGAAGCAGCTCAGAAACGAGGTGCAGGAACTGGAGCAGCGCTACTCCAAGTACCTGCACCTGCTGGCCTCCGACACCCAG GTGGCGGAACCGTGCCTGCCACGGCAGCATTGGGAGGCACTGGGGGTGCCTGAGGCCCCCCACGAGCAGCCCTGGCCCATGTCAGTGGTGGTGCAGCTGGGCAAGCAGCTGGCGGAGGTGCTGGTGCGGGCCGCGCAGATGCCCAGCAGCCTGGCAGCGCCCCGGAGCCCCGGCACGCTCATCCCTGTGCTCTACCATGTGTACTCCTTCCGCAGCTTCCGCCAG atCGGCATCCTGAAGCCTCACCCCGCCTTCACGCAGCTGCTGGAGACGGCGGCAGAGCGCACACTGACCTTTGAGTCGACGGACGTGCCCATGCTGTGCCCACCGCTGCCCTGGACGTCGCCCCACTCGGGCGCCTTTCTGCTGAGCCCCACCAAGATGATGCGCTCAGTGGAGGGCAGCCAGCAGCACCAGCTCCTGCTGGAGCGCTGCCCGCCTGCCGAGCTGCATGGTGCCCTGGATGCCCTCACCCAGCTGGGCAACTGTGCCTGGCGGGTCAACGGGCGCGTGCTGGACCTGGTGCTGCAGCTCTTCGCTGACAAGGGCTGCCCTCGCCTGGGTGTGCCCGCCCCGCCCTCCGAGGCCCCCCGGCCACCCGAGGGCCGTCGGGCTCCCAACCGCTGCTTGCTGCCCGAGGTCTCGCCTGCTGAAAAGGCTGAGATGCGGCGGGAGCTGGCCCGGCGCCTCAAGGTGGCACGGGAGATGCAGAGCCTGCGCGCCGATGCGCTGTACCGCCTGTCGCTGGCCCGGCACCTGCGGCACCGTGTCTTCTGGCTGCCGCACAACATGGACTTCCGCGGCCGGACCTATCCCTGCTCACCGCATTTCAACCACCTGGGCAGCGACCTGGCCCGCGCACTGCTGGAGTTCGCCCAGGGCCGCCCGCTCGGCCCGCACGGCCTCAACTGGCTCAAGATCCATCTGGTCAACCTCACGGGGCTCAAGAAGCGCGAGTCGCTGCAGGCACGCCGGGACTATGCGGACGAGCTGATGGAGGACATCCTGGACTCGGCGGACCGGCCCATGACG GGCCGCAAGTGGTGGATGGAGGCGGATGAGCCCTGGCAAGCCCTGGCCTGCTGCATGGAGGTCGCCCGGGCGGTGCGCGCCCCCGACCCCGCCGCCTACGTCTCCCACTTCCCAGTTCACCAG GACGGCTCCTGTAACGGCCTGCAGCACTACGCCGCCCTGGGCCGGGACAGCGCGGGGGCCGCCTCCGTCAACCTGTTGCCCTCGGACCTGCCGCAGGACGTGTACAGTGAGGTGGCGGCACAG GTGGAGGTGTTCCGCAGGCAGGACGCCGAACAGGGTGTGCAGGTGGCCCAGGTGCTGGAGGGTTTCATCAGCCGCAAGGTGGTCAAGCAGACGGTGATGACTGTAGTGTACGGGGTCACCCGCTACGGGGGCCGCCTGCAGATCGAGAAGCGCCTCCGGGAGATCCACGACTTCCCCCAG GACTTCGTGTGGGAGGCTTCTCACTACCTCGTGCGCCAGGTGTTCAACAGCCTGCAGGAGATGTTCTCGGGCACCCGGTCCATCCAG ATCAAAGGCGGGCTCCAGAGCCTCACCTTCAGCAGCAGCGTGGACACCAGCCA GAAGCCCAACAcgctgaagcagaagaacggctTCCCGCCCAACTTCATCCACTCGCTGGACTCCTCGCACATGATGCTCACGGCCCTGCACTGCTACAG